From the Winogradskyella forsetii genome, the window TCATACTTACTTCTCTTGCAGGTGAGGGTTCGTTAAAATGTTTTAAATTAGGACTGAACTTTTCGTTCACGTCTAAAGTGTGTAAATAGGGCAGAAGCGTCATGCCTAATCCTTCATTCGATAGTTTTATAAGCGTTTCAATACTGCCACTTTCTAGTTGAAAATGTTCATCCAATTGATCTTTAAATGCTTTACATAAATTGATGACACCATCCCTGAAACAATGACCATCTTCCAACAACAACATGTCATCGATACTTAAATCAGAAACTTCAATAGTTTTTTTATCCTTTAGTCTATGATTTTCGGGAATATAGGCAACAAAAGGTTCGTAATACAAAACACGCTCCTTAATATTGTCACTTTCTAAAGGTGTCGCAGCAATAGCTGCATCTAGGTGTCCATCACTAAGGCGGGTTAAAATTTCCTCAGTAGTTAATTCTTCAATCTTCAATTTAACCTTAGGATATTTTTTAATAAAATTATTTAAAAACATCGGCAAAAGCGTTGGCATAACGGTTGGGATAATTCCTAATCGAAATTCACCACCAATGAATCCTTTTTGCTGATCGACGATATCTTGAATCCGATCGGCTTCATTAACAATATTTCGGGCTTGATAGACAATTTTGCGACCAACGTCAGTCAATTCAATTGGTTTTTTGCCTCTGTCAAAAATAACAATGTCCAATTCATCTTCCAATTTCTGAATTTGGGTACTTAAAGTGGGCTGTGTGACAAAGCATTTTTCGGCTGCTTTTGTAAAATTTTTATGTTCTGCTATGGCTAAAGCATATTTGAGTTGTGTAATGGTCATAACTATTCATTTAGGCTATAAAAGTATAAAAACTATTCATAAAAACTATACTAATTTTGTCTTATTTAAGTCGTAAATTTGAGTATACAAAAAAAATTAATCATGACATTAAATAGTATAGGTTTAGATACCGAAAAAACACAGGAATTAGCTGATGAATTAAATCAGTTATTAGCAAATTTTCAATTGTATTATCAAAACTTAAGAGGTATTCATTGGAATATAAAAGGACGTGGTTTTTTTGACCTTCACGTAAAATTTGAAGAATTATATACAGACGCTAATTTAAAAGTGGATGAAATAGCAGAACGGATTTTAACATTGGGCGCAACACCTTTGCACACTTTTGAAGATTATACGAAAGCGGCAAAAGTGCCTGTTGGAAAGAATATTTCTAAAGATGAAAAAGCCGTTCAACTGATTGTCGATTCACTTTCAGAATTATTAAAAATAGAACGTGGTATTTTGGAAACGTCCGATAAGGCGAATGATGAAGGTACCAACGCCATGATGAGCGATTTTATTACCGAACAGGAAAAAACGGTTTGGATGATGAAAGCTTGGTTGGGCGAGACCGTTTAAAAAAAGATCTAAGATCGCTTTGCTGTTAGAGTTTAGAAAATAGACTTCATTAGTTAATCGTTGAGACATATCGGTTTAATAAGTAGTAAAGTTGTGCGCGTCTTAAGTGTACACTACTTATTAAAAAAAGCGAACTTTATTTATTGGTCGATAATAGATTCAATTACTATATAATTTATGGTTGTAGATTATATAAAGAAAAACCTTCAGATAATTCTGAAGGTTTTTTTGATTGATTTTTTGATTGATGTCGTTTTTCTAGAAACGAATATTTAATTCTACATTTTTGTCTTCAACTTTAAATTTTGCCTCGTCATATTGTGGTGGCCCAAAAGACATAGAGTTATTAGACATGCCGTAAGACTCTAATGGCATTCCATTGTCGCTAAAGTCCATTTTGTTATTTTCATTAACATCATGGTAAGCGATTATGGCATATTCACCCGGTTCAACATTTTCAAAAGTAATGGTAACTTTTCCGTCTTTAATTGCAGATTGTGCACTCATAATCGGCTTGCCTTTCATAAATGTGTCTGCCGTGTTTAAAGCCATTTTAACGGTTCCTTTGTCGTTGTTTACATTATCGATCGTGACTGTTATCGTTTTTTGGCTATCTTGGGAAAAGCTAACTAATGTTGTGAAAATTAGAGCGAAAGTTAATAGTAAATTCTTCATAATAATTGATTTTAATGGTTAGTTTATATACTGTTCTTTTATGTTGATGGTTCAAATATCTGACTAATGCTATGGTTTTTATAATGGTAATTACTGAATTGTAATTTTATACGGATGAGTTGTGTTTTAAGTTAGAAGCGGGAAGCAGGAAGCTTGAAGCAGGAAGCAGGAAGTGGGAAGCGGGAAGATATATTTTAGAGATTGGAGCTTTTTGGTTTAGGTTTAGAGATGAAAAACTCATGTTTGAAGGGCAAAGGGGAACTGAAAACTATTTAAAGCAATCCCCTCGCCTTAATTTCCAAATATTTATTAATAGTATTGATGGTCAAGTTTTCAGGTGCTGTTAGAATGGATTGAATGCCGTGTTTTTGAAGTTCGTTTACAATCAATTTTTTTTCATACATGAATTTTTCGGCGATGGTTTTCTGAAAAATATCAAAGGTATTATCGGCTTCAACTTGTATTAGTTTTTGTAATTCGGTATTTTCAAAAAAGATAACTACCAAAAGGTGATTTTTAGCAATGGCCTTTAAATAAGGTAACTGACGATGTAAGGCGTCTAAAGTTTCAAAGTTGGTATAGAGTAAAAGCAGACCACGTTGCGTAAGACTTCGTTTCACATCAATATACAATCTCGAAAAATCTGATTCTGAAAAATCAGTGTTGACATTATATAAGGTTTCTAGAATTTTATTCATTTGCGATGGTCGTCTTTCGGCAACCACTTTGTTTTCAACCTTACGGGAAAAGGTAAACATTCCGGCTTTATCTTGTTTTTTTAGTGCCACATTACTGATGACCAAAGTTGCGTTTATCGCATAATCCAAAAGGCTTAGTCCATCAAAAGGCATTTTCATGGCTCTACCTTTGTCAATGACCGAGTAAATGGGTTGTGAGCGTTCGTCTTGAAACTGGTTGACCATTAATTGGTTGCGCTTGGCAGTTGCTTTCCAGTTGATGTTCCTTATATCGTCGCCATTAACATAGTCCTTAATTTGCTCAAATTCCATGGTATGCCCAATGCGGCGAATTTTCTTTAAACCATATTCAAATAGTTTATTGGAAAATGCCAAGAGCATATACTTTCGTAATTGTAAGAACGACGGATAATTCGGTACCATCGCATCTTTCGCAAACTGAAAACGTCTCATAACCAGACCGATTGGTGAATTGACATAAATATTAAGACTGCCAAAATAATATTCGCCTCGCTCTAATGGTCTTAATGTATAGGTGATTTTCTTTTGATTGTGTTTTTTAAGTTGTGTGTTAATTTCAAAATCGCGCTTTTGATATTGAAATGGCATTTCGTCTATTAATTGTAAATCGGCTGTAAAATTATAGTTATTCTGAAGTGAAATTTCAATCGGATTATCATCGCCATTACTTAATTTTTCAGGCAGAATTCTTGATGCTAGAATTCCTTTTTGTTTGAATAATAGAATTAAATCCACAACTACTAAACCAATGGCGATGAAAAACAGAATAGTTACAATGCTCAATAAGCCTGGATAAATATAGGCGAGAATGAACAGTGCTACCAAAATCATGGCAACAACAAAAAACCGAAAGGTTAAATAGGTATGTTTAAAAAAGCGTTTCACTATCTAGGAATCTCGATGGTTTCAAGGATTTGGTCCACAACCTTATCAACGGTAAAGGCTTCCATTTCACGTTCTGGAGTTAATACTAATCGGTGTTTTAGTACAGCTTTTGTACAACGTTTAATATCATCTGGTGTTACAAAATCTCTTCCATTTATGGCAGCATTCGCTTTGGCAGCATTTAAAATGGCAATAGAAGCTCTCGGCGAAGCTCCTAAATACAAGGTGGCATTGGTTCTTGTATTATGAACTATGGACGCGATGTAATTGAGGAGGTTATCTTCCACAACAATTTGTTTGATGAGGTTTTGATAGTTTTTAATCGATTCTGCAGAAAGTACCGCTTTTATACTGTTAAAATCCATTTGGTCTTGGCGCGAATGATTATCGACCAAAATTTGAACTTCATCTTCTAACGAAGGATAATCCACTTCAATCTTAAACAAAAAACGATCTAATTGGGCTTCTGGCAATCGATAGGTGCCTTCTTGCTCAATTGGATTTTGGGTTGCAAAAACTAAAAATGGCAATTCCATATCGTAACGGGTACCATCCATAGTGATTTGGCGTTCCGCCATGACTTCGAATAAAGCCGCTTGCGTTTTTGCAGGTGCTCTGTTAATCTCATCAATGAGTACAATGTTAGAAAAAATGGGCCCTTTTTTATATTCGAATTCACTGTTTTTTACATTAAAAATGGACGTTCCCAAAATATCACTAGGCATTAAATCTGGTGTGAATTGGATACGGCTAAAATCCACGGCCATTGTTCTGGCTAGCATTTTCGCCGTCACGGTTTTTGCAACACCAGGAACACCTTCAATAAGTGAATGGCCATTAGTTAAAATAGAAATGATTAAAAGCTCGATCATTTCATTTTGACCAACGATGAATTTTGCAATTTCGCGCTTAATGTCTTCAACGCTATTTTGTAGCGGTTGCAGATCAATTCGGCTTTGGAAACCTTCTGAAACGGGTTCGGTTATACCTTCTTGAATACCGTTTGGAGGATTTGTGTCGTTCACCACTCTTTCCTCGTTGTTATTTGTATCATCGTGGTGTTCTGATGATGGCGTATTTTCATTTTCCATAATACCTTATGTTCGTTTAAAATGTTCTATTTTTTTATTCAATTCTATGAGCTCTTGCTCGTTGTGCTGTGTTTTCGACTTTAAAAAGACTATGTAATCCACTAAAGCTTTGGTGTCTTCCTTTGAGTTGCTCGATTTGGCCGAGAGTTTATCGATAAAACCAGAATTAAACTGATTGGTTTCCAAATAATAATGGCTTCTTACAAACTCTAAAAAGTATTGAATTTTCTTTTCAATTATATTAGTGAAATCGCCATGTTGATAATATAGTTCTCCAATAGTTTGGGTAAAATCAACGGTTGCATTTTCGAGTTTGTTGATGACGGGAATAATGCGTTGTTTGCGTTTTCCCCTAAAAATAACAAAGAGCATTAAACCAAACATGCTAATGTAAAATGCCCATTTTAATGCCGTATTAGTCAAAATGAAACGCAATGGACTTGTAATGATCTTTCGTCCGCTTTTATAATTATTATCCCAAATAATTTGCTGCTTTGGCATGTACGATAACACGGTGGCCGCATAATCTTCTTTGTCGTCCAATAGATGGTAATTGGTAAAAGCAAAGGGATTGGTATGAAGAATGAATTGCCCATTGTTTTCACCAAGGTCAATTTTAATGAGGTTGGGATGGGTTTCGTCTAACTCATCTTCATTTTTAGTGGTTATGGTTCCTAAAACTGTAGTTCTTAAGGTATCAATGGATTCAAAAAAACTGTTTTCAATGACATCTTTATAAATTCTGTTATTGGCTTGTAAGCTTGGACTTGTAAATTTAGTATCAGCTTCTTTTCGGTATATATTGGTATATTGTCGCTGTACACTTACATTTAAAGTATCTAATACATTGCCATAAAAATAGGTGCTGCTGATAAAAACGGTATTGCCATCTTCAACAAATTTCAATAGTGTTTCGGACTCTTCTTTATCGAAACTAATCTGGTCATTAATAAAAATCACGGATTTAGGTTCTGAAAACGATTCATCTTTAAGATATTCATAAATAGATTTTTCAGCGACCAGAACGTCGCCTTCAGAAAATGTTTCCAATTCATTAAAAAGCACATAACAGCCCAAAGGAATTTTATCCATTGCAGAATAGGAATTTCGCCAGTTTAAGGCTTTTGGTTTGGTAACTTCGGCGATCATCATAAAAACAATCACAGCACCGATAATATAGAGCGCAATTTTAGAACGCTTATCCATGTTGGTTTGTTTTTATGAGTTGATTAAAATCGACTTCATTTTTGTTATAGCGCGCTTCGTCTATTGGAAATTCACCATACCAAACATAATCGTAGATATAAGATACACGCTTAAATAAAGTTTTGAGTTGACCGTCCTTTATTTCATTTAAATAATCTGTATTTGTCTTTTCGTAATGCCATTCAATAAGTTGCTTGTTGGCAAGGGATTTTAGTGATTTGAGATAGAGGTAGCGCGTTGCTAATCTGTAGTTGCTGTTTTTTAAGGCTTTTGAAATCAGTTTATCAAAATCTATTTGTTCTATGTTTTCTTCCACATAACTAAATCCCTCAATAGCTGCGGTTTCAGTTTTAAAAACGGAGCTCACAGGGTTTTCCAACAGAAATTTAATCAAAAGGTATAAAACGATAATTCCTAATAATCCATAGACGATATATTCCAAGGTTTGGTAATCCACAAAATCGATATCGAAACCAAAAATATCGCCCAACCAGTTAAAGAATTTTCTGAGAATGCGTTGCATGAGGTTGATACCTCCAGTGTCATTTATAGAATAATTGAAATCATCGCCAGTGTAATTGTCTTTAAAATTATCTTTAAAATAAGTGACATCGAGATTAGACGAGTCTTTTTTGACAATAGCATCTTGAGCCCAAATTAAAGTGGAACCGAAAGCCGTCATTAAAAACGTGTTGATATGTTTGAGCTGAAACTTA encodes:
- a CDS encoding LysR substrate-binding domain-containing protein, with amino-acid sequence MTITQLKYALAIAEHKNFTKAAEKCFVTQPTLSTQIQKLEDELDIVIFDRGKKPIELTDVGRKIVYQARNIVNEADRIQDIVDQQKGFIGGEFRLGIIPTVMPTLLPMFLNNFIKKYPKVKLKIEELTTEEILTRLSDGHLDAAIAATPLESDNIKERVLYYEPFVAYIPENHRLKDKKTIEVSDLSIDDMLLLEDGHCFRDGVINLCKAFKDQLDEHFQLESGSIETLIKLSNEGLGMTLLPYLHTLDVNEKFSPNLKHFNEPSPAREVSMIYHKSELKMQIINAMHDVISGIIRGAIAFQNVEIISPKAK
- a CDS encoding DUF2141 domain-containing protein — translated: MKNLLLTFALIFTTLVSFSQDSQKTITVTIDNVNNDKGTVKMALNTADTFMKGKPIMSAQSAIKDGKVTITFENVEPGEYAIIAYHDVNENNKMDFSDNGMPLESYGMSNNSMSFGPPQYDEAKFKVEDKNVELNIRF
- a CDS encoding DUF4350 domain-containing protein, which produces MDKRSKIALYIIGAVIVFMMIAEVTKPKALNWRNSYSAMDKIPLGCYVLFNELETFSEGDVLVAEKSIYEYLKDESFSEPKSVIFINDQISFDKEESETLLKFVEDGNTVFISSTYFYGNVLDTLNVSVQRQYTNIYRKEADTKFTSPSLQANNRIYKDVIENSFFESIDTLRTTVLGTITTKNEDELDETHPNLIKIDLGENNGQFILHTNPFAFTNYHLLDDKEDYAATVLSYMPKQQIIWDNNYKSGRKIITSPLRFILTNTALKWAFYISMFGLMLFVIFRGKRKQRIIPVINKLENATVDFTQTIGELYYQHGDFTNIIEKKIQYFLEFVRSHYYLETNQFNSGFIDKLSAKSSNSKEDTKALVDYIVFLKSKTQHNEQELIELNKKIEHFKRT
- a CDS encoding DUF58 domain-containing protein, encoding MKRFFKHTYLTFRFFVVAMILVALFILAYIYPGLLSIVTILFFIAIGLVVVDLILLFKQKGILASRILPEKLSNGDDNPIEISLQNNYNFTADLQLIDEMPFQYQKRDFEINTQLKKHNQKKITYTLRPLERGEYYFGSLNIYVNSPIGLVMRRFQFAKDAMVPNYPSFLQLRKYMLLAFSNKLFEYGLKKIRRIGHTMEFEQIKDYVNGDDIRNINWKATAKRNQLMVNQFQDERSQPIYSVIDKGRAMKMPFDGLSLLDYAINATLVISNVALKKQDKAGMFTFSRKVENKVVAERRPSQMNKILETLYNVNTDFSESDFSRLYIDVKRSLTQRGLLLLYTNFETLDALHRQLPYLKAIAKNHLLVVIFFENTELQKLIQVEADNTFDIFQKTIAEKFMYEKKLIVNELQKHGIQSILTAPENLTINTINKYLEIKARGLL
- a CDS encoding DUF4129 domain-containing protein, yielding MSKFQLKHINTFLMTAFGSTLIWAQDAIVKKDSSNLDVTYFKDNFKDNYTGDDFNYSINDTGGINLMQRILRKFFNWLGDIFGFDIDFVDYQTLEYIVYGLLGIIVLYLLIKFLLENPVSSVFKTETAAIEGFSYVEENIEQIDFDKLISKALKNSNYRLATRYLYLKSLKSLANKQLIEWHYEKTNTDYLNEIKDGQLKTLFKRVSYIYDYVWYGEFPIDEARYNKNEVDFNQLIKTNQHG
- a CDS encoding AAA family ATPase, which encodes MENENTPSSEHHDDTNNNEERVVNDTNPPNGIQEGITEPVSEGFQSRIDLQPLQNSVEDIKREIAKFIVGQNEMIELLIISILTNGHSLIEGVPGVAKTVTAKMLARTMAVDFSRIQFTPDLMPSDILGTSIFNVKNSEFEYKKGPIFSNIVLIDEINRAPAKTQAALFEVMAERQITMDGTRYDMELPFLVFATQNPIEQEGTYRLPEAQLDRFLFKIEVDYPSLEDEVQILVDNHSRQDQMDFNSIKAVLSAESIKNYQNLIKQIVVEDNLLNYIASIVHNTRTNATLYLGASPRASIAILNAAKANAAINGRDFVTPDDIKRCTKAVLKHRLVLTPEREMEAFTVDKVVDQILETIEIPR
- a CDS encoding Dps family protein; its protein translation is MTLNSIGLDTEKTQELADELNQLLANFQLYYQNLRGIHWNIKGRGFFDLHVKFEELYTDANLKVDEIAERILTLGATPLHTFEDYTKAAKVPVGKNISKDEKAVQLIVDSLSELLKIERGILETSDKANDEGTNAMMSDFITEQEKTVWMMKAWLGETV